A genomic window from Lycium barbarum isolate Lr01 chromosome 4, ASM1917538v2, whole genome shotgun sequence includes:
- the LOC132634988 gene encoding disease resistance protein RPP13-like isoform X2 encodes MVEAFVSFAVEKLGDFFIREVSFCLSLGEDVLWLRNELLLFMQSFLNDAEEKQSEDQRVQQWVFEINSVANDAVAILETYNFEAGKGDDDRFASCLKACTCICRKEAKFYNVSKEIQSLKQRIMDISRKRETYGIRDINNTGERPRNRPNNRSAMARTLRRTTSYVDEEQIFVGFQDVVERLLAELLKAEPRRSVISIYGMGGVEDRVIYAENIMWLWMAEGFIPNGEESAEDVAEDFLNGLIRRSLIKVVDSFWEKVIKCRIHDLLRDLAVQKALEVLYLDIRGVTIPIEPDAIGSLYHLKFLSLTGCRGRVMGEICFSSGCYSVVSCRA; translated from the exons ATGGTTGAGGCCTTTGTGTCATTTGCAGTAGAAAAATTGGGAGATTTCTTCATACGGGAAGTTTCCTTTTGTTTAAGTCTAGGAGAGGATGTGCTGTGGCTGCGAAATGAGCTGCTGCTCTTTATGCAGTCTTTCCTCAACGATGCAGAGGAAAAGCAAAGTGAAGATCAAAGAGTTCAACAGTGGGTGTTTGAAATCAATTCTGTTGCCAATGATGCTGTCGCTATACTGGAGACTTATAACTTCGAGGCTGGTAAAGGTGATGACGATAGATTTGCTAGTTGTCTGAAGGCTTGCACTTGCATATGTAGGAAGGAGGCCAAATTCTACAATGTCAGCAAGGAGATCCAATCACTCAAGCAGCGTATCATGGATATCTCTCGCAAACGAGAGACTTATGGTATTAGAGATATCAATAATACAGGAGAAAGACCGAGAAATCGGCCAAACAATCGGTCAGCCATGGCTAGAACATTGAGGAGAACTACCTCTTATGTAGATGAGGAGCAGATTTTTGTTGGCTTTCAAGATGTTGTAGAAAGACTGCTAGCTGAACTTCTCAAAGCAGAACCTCGTCGAAGCGTCATCTCCATTTACGGTATGGGAGGAGTAG AAGATCGTGTGATTTATGCTGAAAACATTATGTGGTTGTGGATGGCTGAGGGTTTCATACCAAACGGAGAAGAAAGTGCAGAGGATGTCGCTGAAGACTTCTTGAATGGGCTGATAAGACGAAGCTTGATAAAAGTGGTAGATTCATTTTGGGAAAAAGTTATTAAATGTAGGATTCATGATCTACTTCGGGATCTTGCCGTACAAAAGGCATTGGAG GTGTTGTACTTGGATATTCGTGGTGTCACTATACCTATAGAACCTGATGCCATAGGAAGTTTGTACCACCTCAAGTTCTTAAGCTTGACAG GTTGCAGAGGAAGAGTGATGGGGGAGATTTGTTTTTCATCTGGATGCTATAGTGTAGTTAGCTGTAGAGCCTAA
- the LOC132634988 gene encoding disease resistance protein RPP13-like isoform X3: protein MVEAFVSFAVEKLGDFFIREVSFCLSLGEDVLWLRNELLLFMQSFLNDAEEKQSEDQRVQQWVFEINSVANDAVAILETYNFEAGKGDDDRFASCLKACTCICRKEAKFYNVSKEIQSLKQRIMDISRKRETYGIRDINNTGERPRNRPNNRSAMARTLRRTTSYVDEEQIFVGFQDVVERLLAELLKAEPRRSVISIYGMGGVEDRVIYAENIMWLWMAEGFIPNGEESAEDVAEDFLNGLIRRSLIKVVDSFWEKVIKCRIHDLLRDLAVQKALEVAEEE from the exons ATGGTTGAGGCCTTTGTGTCATTTGCAGTAGAAAAATTGGGAGATTTCTTCATACGGGAAGTTTCCTTTTGTTTAAGTCTAGGAGAGGATGTGCTGTGGCTGCGAAATGAGCTGCTGCTCTTTATGCAGTCTTTCCTCAACGATGCAGAGGAAAAGCAAAGTGAAGATCAAAGAGTTCAACAGTGGGTGTTTGAAATCAATTCTGTTGCCAATGATGCTGTCGCTATACTGGAGACTTATAACTTCGAGGCTGGTAAAGGTGATGACGATAGATTTGCTAGTTGTCTGAAGGCTTGCACTTGCATATGTAGGAAGGAGGCCAAATTCTACAATGTCAGCAAGGAGATCCAATCACTCAAGCAGCGTATCATGGATATCTCTCGCAAACGAGAGACTTATGGTATTAGAGATATCAATAATACAGGAGAAAGACCGAGAAATCGGCCAAACAATCGGTCAGCCATGGCTAGAACATTGAGGAGAACTACCTCTTATGTAGATGAGGAGCAGATTTTTGTTGGCTTTCAAGATGTTGTAGAAAGACTGCTAGCTGAACTTCTCAAAGCAGAACCTCGTCGAAGCGTCATCTCCATTTACGGTATGGGAGGAGTAG AAGATCGTGTGATTTATGCTGAAAACATTATGTGGTTGTGGATGGCTGAGGGTTTCATACCAAACGGAGAAGAAAGTGCAGAGGATGTCGCTGAAGACTTCTTGAATGGGCTGATAAGACGAAGCTTGATAAAAGTGGTAGATTCATTTTGGGAAAAAGTTATTAAATGTAGGATTCATGATCTACTTCGGGATCTTGCCGTACAAAAGGCATTGGAG GTTGCAGAGGAAGAGTGA
- the LOC132634988 gene encoding disease resistance protein RPP13-like isoform X1, whose protein sequence is MVEAFVSFAVEKLGDFFIREVSFCLSLGEDVLWLRNELLLFMQSFLNDAEEKQSEDQRVQQWVFEINSVANDAVAILETYNFEAGKGDDDRFASCLKACTCICRKEAKFYNVSKEIQSLKQRIMDISRKRETYGIRDINNTGERPRNRPNNRSAMARTLRRTTSYVDEEQIFVGFQDVVERLLAELLKAEPRRSVISIYGMGGVEDRVIYAENIMWLWMAEGFIPNGEESAEDVAEDFLNGLIRRSLIKVVDSFWEKVIKCRIHDLLRDLAVQKALEVNFFDICDPRKQSISSLCLRHVIHDQAQKYLSLDLSNFKLRSIMSNQMSLIKFRNVFQHI, encoded by the exons ATGGTTGAGGCCTTTGTGTCATTTGCAGTAGAAAAATTGGGAGATTTCTTCATACGGGAAGTTTCCTTTTGTTTAAGTCTAGGAGAGGATGTGCTGTGGCTGCGAAATGAGCTGCTGCTCTTTATGCAGTCTTTCCTCAACGATGCAGAGGAAAAGCAAAGTGAAGATCAAAGAGTTCAACAGTGGGTGTTTGAAATCAATTCTGTTGCCAATGATGCTGTCGCTATACTGGAGACTTATAACTTCGAGGCTGGTAAAGGTGATGACGATAGATTTGCTAGTTGTCTGAAGGCTTGCACTTGCATATGTAGGAAGGAGGCCAAATTCTACAATGTCAGCAAGGAGATCCAATCACTCAAGCAGCGTATCATGGATATCTCTCGCAAACGAGAGACTTATGGTATTAGAGATATCAATAATACAGGAGAAAGACCGAGAAATCGGCCAAACAATCGGTCAGCCATGGCTAGAACATTGAGGAGAACTACCTCTTATGTAGATGAGGAGCAGATTTTTGTTGGCTTTCAAGATGTTGTAGAAAGACTGCTAGCTGAACTTCTCAAAGCAGAACCTCGTCGAAGCGTCATCTCCATTTACGGTATGGGAGGAGTAG AAGATCGTGTGATTTATGCTGAAAACATTATGTGGTTGTGGATGGCTGAGGGTTTCATACCAAACGGAGAAGAAAGTGCAGAGGATGTCGCTGAAGACTTCTTGAATGGGCTGATAAGACGAAGCTTGATAAAAGTGGTAGATTCATTTTGGGAAAAAGTTATTAAATGTAGGATTCATGATCTACTTCGGGATCTTGCCGTACAAAAGGCATTGGAGGTAAACTTCTTTGACATTTGTGACCCAAGAAAGCAATCCATATCATCCTTATGTCTCAGACATGTCATTCATGATCAAGCACAAAAGTACCTCTCACTTGATCTTTCTAATTTCAAGTTGAGGTCAATAATGTCAAATCAAATGAGTCTTATAAAGTTCCGTAATGTGTTCCAACATATATAG
- the LOC132634989 gene encoding homeobox protein knotted-1-like 7: MQEQGVLGLMGSSTMGDISSMVISDDHQRQLKGEIATHPLYEQLLSAHVACLRVATPIDQLPLIDAQLSQSHHLLRSYASSSSHQQQHHSLSPHERQELDNFLAQYLLVLCSFKEQLQQHVRVHAVEAVMACREIEQNLQILTGATLGEGTGATMSDDEDELQMDFSLDQSGGGDAHDLMGMGFGLPTESERSLMERVRQELKIELKQGFRSRIEDVREEILRKRRAGKLPGDTTTVLKNWWQQHSKWPYPTEDDKAKLVEETGLQLKQINNWFINQRKRNWHSNSQSVTSLKSKRKR, encoded by the exons ATGCAAGAACAAGGTGTACTAGGGCTAATGGGTTCTAGTACTATGGGTGATATTTCTTCTATGGTGATATCTGATGATCATCAAAGGCAATTAAAGGGTGAAATTGCTACACATCCTTTGTATGAACAACTATTATCAGCACATGTAGCATGTCTTCGAGTGGCTACACCTATTGATCAGTTGCCATTAATAGATGCTCAGCTTTCACAATCTCATCATCTCTTGAGATCttatgcttcttcttcttctcatcAGCAACAACATCATTCTCTTTCTCCTCATGAAAGACAAGAACTTGACAATTTCTTG GCACAGTACTTGTTAGTTTTGTGTTCCTTTAAAGAACAGCTTCAGCAGCATGTCAGAGTTCATGCTGTCGAAGCTGTTATGGCCTGTCGTGAAATTGAGCAGAATTTACAAATTCTTACAG GAGCAACACTTGGAGAGGGAACAGGTGCTACAATGTCTGATGATGAGGATGAGTTACAGATGGATTTTTCACTAGACCAATCAGGAGGAGGTGATGCACATGACTTGATGGGTATGGGATTTGGTCTTCCTACTGAATCTGAAAGGTCTCTTATGGAGAGGGTCAGACAGGAATTGAAAATTGAGCTCAAACAG GGATTTAGATCAAGAATTGAAGATGTGAGGGAGGAGATATTGAGAAAGAGAAGGGCAGGGAAGTTACCTGGTGACACCACTACTGTTTTAAAGAATTGGTGGCAGCAACACTCTAAATGGCCTTATCCAACT GAAGATGATAAGGCAAAACTTGTGGAGGAAACAGGGTTACAGCTGAAGCAAATCAACAACTGGTTCATCAATCAAAGAAAGCGCAACTGGCATAGCAACTCACAGTCTGTGACATCTCTAAAGTCCAAGCGCAAGAGATAG